One window of the Blastocatellia bacterium genome contains the following:
- a CDS encoding gamma-glutamyltransferase → MMLLRRALHSVVALILVLGHGPAVETASRRPVRAQHGMVASTHEVASRVGVEIMQRGGNAVDAAVAVALALAVVHPAAGNLGGGGFMLIRLADGRTSLIDYREMAPAQATREMYLDHKGNVIPEASTVGHRAVAVPGTVAGLALALEKYGTMTFADVCRPAEKLAREGVVLSHFEAESLRRAARLLRRFPESSRIFLRNGDYYGEGEVFRQPDLAATLRRLIEHGPREFYEGETARLIVEEMRRGGGLITAEDL, encoded by the coding sequence ATGATGCTGCTCAGACGGGCTCTTCACTCAGTGGTCGCTCTCATTCTGGTGTTGGGTCACGGGCCGGCGGTGGAGACCGCTTCCCGACGGCCGGTGAGGGCGCAGCACGGGATGGTGGCCTCGACCCACGAGGTGGCTTCACGCGTCGGTGTGGAGATCATGCAACGGGGCGGAAATGCCGTGGATGCTGCTGTCGCCGTGGCGCTGGCGCTGGCCGTGGTGCATCCGGCAGCGGGTAATCTCGGCGGAGGCGGCTTCATGCTCATCCGACTGGCTGACGGCCGCACCTCCCTCATTGATTACCGGGAGATGGCTCCCGCCCAGGCCACCCGCGAGATGTATCTCGACCATAAGGGCAATGTCATCCCCGAAGCTTCTACGGTCGGTCATCGGGCGGTCGCTGTGCCGGGCACGGTCGCGGGTCTGGCTCTGGCGCTGGAGAAGTACGGGACGATGACCTTCGCCGACGTCTGCCGACCAGCCGAGAAGCTGGCTCGCGAAGGCGTGGTACTGTCACATTTCGAGGCCGAAAGCCTGCGGCGGGCAGCCCGACTGCTTCGTCGTTTTCCTGAAAGCAGTCGCATTTTTCTCCGCAACGGTGACTACTATGGTGAGGGCGAGGTCTTTCGCCAGCCGGACCTGGCGGCGACCCTTCGTCGGCTGATCGAGCACGGGCCACGAGAATTTTATGAAGGCGAGACGGCCCGCCTGATCGTCGAGGAGATGAGGCGCGGCGGGGGCCTCATCACGGCCGAAGATCTGA